CATGACGGCGCCCGTGATCACATCTTCGGTCGAGCCCGAGCCGGTGGCGATGACGGCGCCGGTGATCACGGCCGATGGGGGGAATAATAACAAGGTGACGATGCAGTTCCTGCTGCCGTCCAAGTACAgcaaggcggaggaggcgccgaagccgacgGACGAGCGCGTGGTGCTAAGGGATGTCGGGGAGAGGAAGTACGGGGTGGTGACGTTCAGCGGGCTGGCGGGGGAGAAGGTGGTGGCGGAGAAGGCGGAAGGGCTCAAGGCCGCGCTGGAGAAGGACGGGCACGTCGTGAAGGGCCCCTTCGTGCTGTCACGCTACAACCCGCCCTGGACTCTCCCGCCGCTGCGCACCAACGAGGTCATGATCCCCGTCGAGTAGTGAATCGGTCCGGACTCCGGCCACTTCTTGCAACCGTGTTCGTACGTACGCGCTTCTGTCGTTGTCGTTTCAGTGACAAGGGGTCCCAGGGAGCCGGTGTGCTGCTTTTTCATTAGCCGTTAAGCTGATCATGTTAATGATCTTGtgtaatagacatgtgtttggttggtgcaATAAATATTGGAGTGATGTTCTGAATGCTGATTGTTTCAGTTGATATACACATTGATATTGGCATGGTCCGGGACGACGACCAGACGATCCGATCTTGATACACAGACTGCGTACACTTATCAATGCAAAGCGCGAACACCTCAAACATGAAAGATGAAACTTAGTTAGTTCAATCGGCAAAGGCTGGGTTTTGTAGGGCAAACATGAATCCTCAAACTTGATTGGAAGTGTGTGCGTGCGTACTCTATATAATCCAACAGATTCTGCTACCCTGCAGAAAAGAAACAGAGCGTtctgctttttttcttttgaggggACGAAACAGAGCATTCGcctttttttgagagagagaggaaacaGAGCAttcgcttttttttttagcgaaacaGAGCATTCGCTATGCTGACGAAGtaagatgaaacgtcccaaaAGCCCAGAACGACCCAGCCCAGCCCATAAAATACTCAGACCCACTTCCCGTTAAGGGGCAACCCGACTTTGTTAACGGTCTCTAAACCCTTACCGGGTTGCACTGGATAGAGTCGAACACTCGCTTCGCCGTGCCACCGCTCACCAGCGAAGAAGAGGGGCtatggccatggccgccgcctccccatTCCTCCTCGTCCAACCACCAGCCCCCAAGCCCCATCTTCCTTTCGGGCCTCTACGTCCCAGCCTCTTCCGGACCCGCCATCTCCGCTGCTCGCCCAACGGCGCTGCGGTGCCGGAACCCCCTACTAAACCCACCCCACGCCGCGGCCGGAAGAAGGCCACGGAGACAGGCTCGTCGTCGCCGAAGCCGAAGGGTACGAGACGTAAGACCAAGAAGGTGGAACAGGGGTCAGATTCTGAGGGCGCGGAGGAGCCGGCGAAGCGGACGAGCCGTCGGACCAGGAAGCCGAAGCAGGAGGAAGCCAAGCAGTCGCAGGAGCAGGCCCAGGCGAAGAGCCACGCAGCGGAGGAGCCTAAGAGAGAGGCCCCCGAGGAGGATGTGGGGAGCGATGGCGACGACGGGGTGGATTTCCCGTACGACTGGCCGCCGCTGGTGTGCTGTTTCGGTGCGCCGCGGTGGGAGTTCGTGCCGACGGTGCGGGTGTCGGACCGGCAGATGCACCCCGACCAGTACTCCTCGTGGCTGCACCTGCAGTGGGAGCCGCCCGAGTTCGCGCGCACGCCGGGGAGCGCCGCGAGCAACGTGGCCATCGCGCTCACTCGGCTCGGCGGCCGCGCTGCGGTGCTCGGCAAGGTCGGCGACGACGACTTCGGCCACGAGCTTGTGTACCGCATGAACCGTGAACGAGTGCAGACGCGCGCCATCA
The Brachypodium distachyon strain Bd21 chromosome 2, Brachypodium_distachyon_v3.0, whole genome shotgun sequence genome window above contains:
- the LOC100827358 gene encoding heme-binding-like protein At3g10130, chloroplastic, with amino-acid sequence MGLTLGKMMLGKIVVETPKHEVLHTGAGYEIRKYPPCVAAEVVYDPKDMKGDPDGGFQVLAAYIGVFGKPQNTKPEKIAMTSPVITSASSGPGKAEEISMTAPVITSSVEPEPVAMTAPVITADGGNNNKVTMQFLLPSKYSKAEEAPKPTDERVVLRDVGERKYGVVTFSGLAGEKVVAEKAEGLKAALEKDGHVVKGPFVLSRYNPPWTLPPLRTNEVMIPVE